One Synechococcus sp. MU1617 DNA window includes the following coding sequences:
- a CDS encoding PfkB family carbohydrate kinase, which produces MRLAVVGHVEWVEFLAVDQLPHPGTIGHALRTLQEPAGGGAVVAVQMARLQQQPVHFFTALGRDSVGEACVKRLEDLGLVVHVAWRDASTRRGISLVDGEGDRAITVIGERLTPSLDDALPWEALGDCDGLFVTAADVPLLKACRAAAVLAATPRVRLPVLQEAKVSLDALIGSGLDPGERVEPEQLNPAPHMLIRTEGAAGGFSLPGGRYDPSPLPGPLVESYGCGDSFAAGVVTGLAARWTLAKAIALGAQCGAACATRFGPYG; this is translated from the coding sequence CTGCGTTTGGCTGTGGTCGGCCATGTCGAGTGGGTGGAATTTCTGGCGGTGGATCAGTTGCCCCATCCCGGGACCATTGGCCACGCCCTGCGAACCTTGCAGGAACCTGCTGGTGGTGGTGCCGTCGTTGCTGTGCAGATGGCACGGTTGCAGCAGCAACCTGTCCATTTCTTTACGGCCTTAGGCCGCGATTCGGTCGGCGAAGCCTGCGTCAAGCGGCTTGAAGACCTGGGCCTTGTGGTTCATGTCGCCTGGAGAGATGCATCAACCCGGCGTGGCATCAGCTTGGTTGATGGGGAGGGGGACCGAGCAATCACCGTGATCGGCGAGCGGCTGACGCCATCACTGGACGATGCGTTGCCCTGGGAGGCCCTCGGCGACTGCGACGGTCTCTTCGTTACTGCAGCTGATGTTCCTTTATTGAAAGCCTGTCGCGCTGCTGCAGTCCTGGCCGCGACTCCGCGGGTGCGTTTGCCTGTGCTTCAAGAGGCCAAGGTTTCCCTCGATGCCCTGATTGGCAGTGGCCTTGATCCCGGTGAGCGGGTGGAGCCGGAGCAGTTGAACCCAGCTCCCCACATGCTGATTCGCACGGAAGGTGCCGCAGGTGGTTTCAGTCTTCCGGGCGGGCGCTATGACCCTTCACCCCTCCCGGGGCCATTGGTAGAAAGCTATGGCTGCGGTGACAGCTTTGCGGCGGGGGTGGTCACCGGACTCGCTGCGCGTTGGACCTTGGCGAAAGCCATCGCCTTGGGTGCCCAATGTGGTGCCGCCTGTGCGACGCGCTTTGGACCCTATGGCTAG
- a CDS encoding DUF1651 domain-containing protein, which yields MTEELSYKSVGAWLANESQQLYYQFTAHQDGSQGESIVMRSFHWRPPDDPIPQGSQLMTRQEALEKWNALKSMGWRRCAGPLR from the coding sequence ATCACTGAAGAACTCTCCTACAAGTCTGTTGGTGCCTGGCTTGCCAATGAGTCACAGCAGCTTTACTACCAATTCACCGCTCATCAGGATGGCTCTCAAGGCGAGTCGATCGTCATGCGCAGCTTCCATTGGCGACCACCTGACGACCCGATCCCTCAGGGGAGTCAACTGATGACACGACAGGAGGCGCTGGAGAAATGGAATGCACTCAAGTCAATGGGTTGGAGGAGATGCGCCGGTCCACTGCGATAG